In one Nicotiana tomentosiformis chromosome 6, ASM39032v3, whole genome shotgun sequence genomic region, the following are encoded:
- the LOC138894252 gene encoding uncharacterized protein has translation MKIYANSYDVKVLRVIKKENYPLPAAAQPPIDLEDIDEYTDEQMVVVQVNIKARNLLYNAISGEEYEKILSCDTVKEIWDKREVTYEGTSKAKETWINLLVHDYELFQMKGGESIEEMFARFSKIIGDLKAFGKPYSSGYQVKKFLRSFPTTWQIKVVALESQDLDKLSYDEPQGDLIEFEKTHLKKIRPKKDIANDLEDLEEEIVMVSRNMNRLMRRYRNAKKGRMSSRRTRQYNKQDKNDGKCFECGRYGHVQAECPDLKRKVSRGFNKSKSFGSWNDEDNSKYEEIANLCFMTILKNNMNKYSGCWTDKDTSNDESKEDTENCFMARGKTSEESQKMLNELKRLNREKKDWELKLEVCEIKRDVLQDKVQELQMQLNGLRKSTSHSSVKSNSVTYKSTGKGPDRTKFTKLKEKRGISSQPSKVTMEEKSKAGPLKNFAMIKDILIISQLQDHPNIME, from the exons ATGAAAATTTATGCAAATTCCTATGATGTCAAAGTATTGCGTGTTATCAAAAAGGAAAATTATCCACTGCCAGCAGCAGCTCAACCACCCATTGATCTTGAAGATATAGATGAATACACAGACGAGCAAATGGTTGTCGTTCAAGTTAATATTAAGGCACGAAACTTGCTTTATAATGCTATAAGTGGAGAAGAATATGAGAAAATTTTAAGTTGTGATACCGTCAAAGAAATATGGGACAAACGGGAAGTTACCTATGAAGGAACCAGCAAAGCGAAAGAAACTTGGATAAACCTGTTGGTTCATGATTATGAACTCTTCCAGATGAAAGGAGGAGAATCCATTGAGGAAATGTTTGCAAGATTTAGCAAAATCATTGGCGATCTGAAAGCCTTTGGTAAACCTTACTCAAGTGGTTATCAAGTTAAAAAATTCCTGAGAAGTTTTCCTACCACATGGCAGATAAAAGTAGTTGCACTCGAATCTCAAGATCTAGACAAACTTTCATATGATGAACCGCAAGGAGATCTCATAGAATTTGAGAAAACCCATCTCAAGAAAATAC GACCTAAAAAAGATATTGCTAACGATCTAGAAGATCTTGAAGAAGAAATTGTCATGGTATCAAGAAACATGAATAGATTGATGAGAAGATACAGAAACGCAAAAAAGGGAAGGATGTCATCCAGACGAACCAGGCAATACAATAAACAAGACAAAAATGATGGAAAGTGCTTTGAATGTGGAAGGTATGGGCATGTTCAAGCTGAATGCCCTGATCTTAAAAGAAAAGTCTCTAGAGGGTTCAACAAAAGCAAATCCTTCGGAAGCTGGAATGATGAAGACAACTCAAAATATGAGGAAATAGCAAACCTGTGCTTCATgactattttgaaaaataatatgaACAAATATTCTGGTTGCTGGACTGATAAAGACACATCAAATGATGAAAGCAAAGAAGACACTGAAAACTGTTTCATGGCACGAGGTAAAACAAGCGAG GAGTCTCAAAAGATGTTGAATGAATTAAAAAGACTCAATAGGGAAAAGAAGGACTGGGAACTTAAACTTGAAGTTTGCGAAATCAAAAGAGATGTGCTTCAAGATAAGGTTCAGGAATTGCAAATGCAACTTAACGGCTTGCGCAAATCCACCAGTCATAGTTCTGTCAAGTCTAACTCGGTGACTTACAAGTCAACTGGAAAAGGACCTGATAGAACTAAATTCACAA aattgaaagagaaaagggGTATCTCATCACAACCATCCAAAGTGACCATGGAGGAGAAATCAAAAGCAGGGCCTTTGAAGAATTTTGCAATGATCAAGGATATACTCATAATTTCTCAGCTCCAAGATCACCCCAACATAATGGAGTAG